In Sporosarcina psychrophila, a genomic segment contains:
- a CDS encoding immunoglobulin-like domain-containing protein, translating to MHKLLSIAIVLILPLSACGKEPAVSTLPDPVPDQEMFSSEEGLSLVLDEDSFVGSPPIIKTLVRNNSTSDYQLGEFYHIEVNKDGKWYIITYSDAVFLKNPSFKDYGNVLSAGSEARQTFSVDALGVTLIPGEYRLVKTFISTGEPMHELSVAVPFSVE from the coding sequence ATGCATAAACTGCTGTCAATTGCAATCGTTCTTATACTCCCCCTCTCCGCCTGCGGAAAAGAACCCGCAGTTTCTACACTGCCTGATCCCGTGCCTGACCAGGAAATGTTTTCATCAGAAGAAGGTTTATCACTTGTATTGGACGAAGATTCATTCGTCGGTTCGCCACCCATCATTAAGACGCTTGTACGAAATAACAGCACATCCGATTACCAGTTGGGCGAATTTTATCATATAGAAGTAAATAAAGATGGCAAGTGGTATATTATTACGTATTCAGATGCCGTATTCTTAAAAAATCCGTCCTTCAAAGACTATGGAAACGTGTTGTCAGCCGGCAGTGAAGCACGCCAGACCTTTTCGGTCGACGCGCTCGGCGTGACACTGATTCCAGGTGAATACCGTCTTGTGAAAACATTTATTTCAACAGGCGAGCCAATGCACGAATTATCCGTTGCTGTGCCATTTTCAGTGGAATAA
- a CDS encoding 5-methyltetrahydropteroyltriglutamate--homocysteine S-methyltransferase: protein MTNQSTTLTQAPFRADHVGSLLRPDNLHKARKDFKEGVVTAQQLREVETQEIKRVVDKQIEVGLELVTDGEFRRTWWHLDFLEHLNGIEGYVPETGYVFDGIETERYNVRNTGKISFDPNHPFIQDFVEFNEIVGGRAVAKQTIPSPNQLFNIGIRDETIYPDIEEFANDVIQAYKDALKAFYEAGVRYLQLDDVYIAGLSAPNIPFNDGAYSREQLIDLALRVINGVLEDKPEDLFVTTHLCRGNYQSTWAFEGSYALIAPTLLAKEKVDGFFLEYDDERSGDFKPLDHVPNGGAKVVLGVVTSKNGEVEDKDAVIARIQEATQYVPLEQLCLSPQCGFASTHHGNKLTEEQQWEKLKFIVDVAKEVWG, encoded by the coding sequence ATGACAAATCAATCGACAACACTAACGCAAGCACCATTCAGAGCGGATCACGTTGGAAGTTTACTACGACCAGATAATTTGCATAAAGCGCGCAAAGACTTCAAAGAAGGCGTAGTTACTGCACAACAATTACGAGAGGTAGAAACACAGGAAATTAAACGGGTTGTTGATAAGCAAATTGAAGTTGGTTTGGAACTTGTAACAGACGGTGAATTTAGACGTACGTGGTGGCATTTAGACTTCTTGGAGCATTTGAACGGAATTGAAGGATATGTGCCAGAGACTGGCTACGTATTTGATGGTATTGAAACAGAACGATATAACGTTCGAAACACAGGGAAAATATCTTTTGACCCTAATCATCCATTCATTCAAGACTTTGTTGAGTTTAATGAAATTGTAGGCGGCCGTGCTGTTGCGAAACAAACGATTCCAAGTCCGAATCAGCTCTTTAATATCGGAATTCGTGATGAAACGATTTATCCTGACATTGAAGAATTTGCAAACGATGTTATTCAAGCATACAAGGATGCTTTGAAAGCATTTTACGAAGCTGGTGTACGCTACTTGCAGTTGGATGATGTCTATATTGCGGGGCTTTCTGCACCGAATATCCCATTTAACGACGGAGCCTATTCAAGAGAACAACTAATCGACTTGGCACTACGCGTCATTAATGGCGTTTTGGAAGACAAACCTGAAGATCTTTTCGTAACAACACACCTATGTCGCGGAAATTACCAATCGACGTGGGCGTTTGAGGGAAGCTACGCACTGATTGCACCCACACTTCTTGCAAAAGAAAAAGTGGATGGCTTCTTCCTTGAATATGATGATGAGCGTTCAGGAGACTTTAAACCGTTGGATCATGTGCCAAATGGCGGAGCGAAGGTTGTCCTTGGTGTTGTTACTTCGAAAAATGGAGAAGTGGAAGACAAGGATGCGGTCATTGCGCGTATTCAAGAAGCCACACAATACGTGCCACTTGAACAACTATGCTTAAGTCCGCAATGCGGATTCGCTTCAACGCATCACGGCAATAAGCTAACAGAAGAGCAGCAATGGGAAAAGTTGAAATTCATTGTGGACGTGGCAAAGGAAGTTTGGGGTTAA